A window of the Lactuca sativa cultivar Salinas chromosome 5, Lsat_Salinas_v11, whole genome shotgun sequence genome harbors these coding sequences:
- the LOC111890737 gene encoding uncharacterized protein LOC111890737 yields the protein MGDSSVSTYCVHIKKIIDQLENFGARFSDRNLMSHLLSVLSSKFSYIAITIFHTEPFPSFMKSRSMLAVEEQELMHDQTKNHVSPHTDHSSSPQVLATDGTFQQSSRRANSLCGNSRGSRNQGRGSRFSGGRSDSGQ from the coding sequence ATGGGGGATTCCTCAGTTTCCACTTACTGTGTTCATATCAAGAAAATCATAGATCAACTTGAGAACTTTGGAGCCCGGTTTAGTGATCGAAATTTGATGTCTCATCTTCTCAGTGTATTGTCCTCCAAGTTCTCATACATTGCCATCACCATTTTCCACACTGAACCTTTTCCTTCCTTCATGAAATCCCGTTCTATGCTAGCTGTGGAGGAACAAGAACTCATGCATGATCAAACTAAGAACCATGTTTCCCCTCACACTGATCATTCTTCCTCCCCACAGGTTTTGGCAACTGATGGTACGTTCCAACAGTCATCTCGTAGGGCTAATTCTTTGTGTGGCAACAGTCGAGGTAGTCGGAATCAAGGCAGAGGAAGTCGCTTTAGTGGTGGTCGGTCTGACAGTGGACAGTAG